The following proteins are co-located in the Anaerolineales bacterium genome:
- the efp gene encoding elongation factor P, with the protein MIDVNDLRKGVTFEFDGKLYKVLDYHHNKPGRGNATIKIKAVDLRSGTTLEKTFQSGERVQDARLDFHTVQYLYTDGELYHFMDLDTYDQPALSKNVLGESADFLTENMEIKLTFYQGEPIDVELPITVDMDVVEAEVAVRGDTATGVNKKVKTDTGLEVQVPAFVNVGDRIRIDTRTGAYVTRV; encoded by the coding sequence ATGATCGACGTGAATGATTTAAGAAAAGGGGTGACTTTCGAGTTCGATGGAAAACTCTACAAAGTACTCGATTATCATCACAACAAACCGGGACGTGGGAACGCCACCATAAAGATTAAAGCTGTAGACCTGCGTTCGGGGACCACCCTTGAAAAAACCTTTCAAAGTGGCGAGCGAGTTCAGGATGCCAGATTGGATTTCCACACTGTCCAATATTTGTATACCGACGGTGAGCTGTATCATTTCATGGATTTGGATACATATGACCAGCCAGCCCTATCCAAGAATGTGTTGGGTGAGAGTGCCGATTTCTTGACCGAAAACATGGAGATCAAACTGACCTTCTACCAGGGCGAACCCATCGATGTAGAGCTGCCCATCACGGTCGATATGGATGTGGTGGAAGCCGAAGTGGCTGTCAGAGGTGATACTGCCACAGGGGTCAACAAAAAAGTGAAGACTGATACAGGGCTGGAAGTGCAGGTCCCTGCATTTGTAAACGTCGGTGACCGAATTCGTATCGATACCCGCACTGGGGCGTACGTCACCCGGGTTTGA
- a CDS encoding two-component system response regulator — protein MVNFTLPLSPKEAALSKQSTRVAYIEDESEMIDLVRLILGRQGFTVLGALGGKEGVELVQKEKPELILLDLMMPDLDGWDVYHQIKSDETTRDIPVIVITAKAQDIDKILGLRIAKVDDYIAKPFSPEELIVRIERVMAGAPKKAEG, from the coding sequence ATGGTAAACTTTACTTTACCCCTATCGCCGAAGGAGGCAGCCTTGAGCAAGCAATCCACGCGGGTAGCTTATATCGAAGACGAATCTGAAATGATCGATCTGGTTAGGTTGATCCTGGGTCGTCAAGGATTCACGGTGCTGGGGGCATTGGGCGGTAAGGAAGGCGTTGAGCTTGTTCAAAAGGAGAAGCCCGAATTAATCCTTCTGGACCTGATGATGCCCGACCTGGACGGCTGGGATGTATACCACCAAATCAAATCAGATGAGACCACGCGCGATATCCCCGTGATCGTTATCACAGCTAAAGCGCAGGATATTGACAAGATCCTTGGCTTACGGATAGCGAAAGTGGATGATTACATTGCTAAACCCTTTAGCCCTGAAGAGCTGATCGTGAGAATTGAGCGGGTCATGGCTGGCGCACCAAAAAAGGCAGAGGGTTGA
- a CDS encoding thiol peroxidase: MTNERVGIIKFAGNDVTVVGPEILVGQKAPDFTVTNQEWATFHGLKDTQGKVRIIGSLLSLSTSVCDRETRQFNQEAAKLGDDIVIMAISMDLPFTIKNWCAAAGIDKVIALSDHNQADFGQKFGVLLKEPRFLRRAIFVVDRNDQVVYSAYMPVLGEEPKYSEVLEAARRALKS, from the coding sequence ATGACAAACGAGAGAGTTGGTATTATAAAGTTCGCTGGAAATGATGTGACCGTGGTTGGTCCGGAGATCCTGGTGGGTCAGAAAGCTCCAGATTTTACGGTCACCAACCAGGAATGGGCCACATTCCATGGATTAAAAGACACCCAAGGCAAGGTGCGCATCATCGGGTCACTCTTGTCACTAAGCACATCGGTCTGCGACCGGGAAACCCGCCAGTTCAACCAGGAAGCTGCAAAACTTGGTGATGATATCGTCATCATGGCTATCAGCATGGATTTACCCTTTACGATAAAAAACTGGTGTGCAGCGGCAGGTATTGACAAGGTCATTGCCTTATCCGACCACAACCAGGCCGATTTCGGTCAAAAATTCGGGGTCTTGCTTAAGGAACCTCGTTTCCTGCGCAGGGCAATCTTTGTCGTTGATCGGAACGACCAGGTGGTCTATTCAGCCTACATGCCAGTACTTGGTGAAGAACCGAAGTATTCCGAAGTCCTGGAAGCTGCCAGGCGTGCACTGAAGAGCTGA
- a CDS encoding heat-shock protein Hsp20, with amino-acid sequence MEKITVTPDSLRRVWHISEDYQNPITDTSRWRIISRPHAWRPPTDVYETDEALIIRVEVAGMREADFTISLVERTLTIRGIRQDTSERRAYHQMEIAFGEFTTEVELPYNIVSEKVEANYRDGFLRIMLPIAQPKHIKVEGE; translated from the coding sequence ATGGAGAAAATAACAGTTACACCAGATTCCCTGCGGCGTGTCTGGCACATATCTGAAGATTATCAAAACCCGATCACCGATACTTCACGATGGAGGATCATCTCTCGACCTCACGCGTGGCGGCCACCGACAGATGTATATGAAACGGATGAAGCATTGATCATCCGTGTCGAAGTTGCTGGGATGCGTGAGGCTGACTTTACCATCTCACTGGTTGAGCGTACTCTAACGATTCGCGGTATCCGCCAGGATACCTCCGAGCGGCGTGCTTATCATCAAATGGAAATTGCCTTTGGGGAATTTACAACGGAGGTAGAGCTCCCGTACAATATCGTCTCAGAAAAGGTGGAAGCGAACTACCGGGATGGTTTCCTGCGTATCATGCTCCCCATTGCGCAGCCAAAACATATCAAAGTGGAGGGCGAATAG
- the lon gene encoding endopeptidase La translates to MRWLEEHGWPEEDLELKETILDSDNPGLTSITTQALADAEPVGEGQQLQGKIPDILPILPLRGLVVYPETAVPLTIGQPRSIRLVDDVVSGDDRLIGLVTSRDPELEIPEPKDLYEIGTVAMIHRLFRAPDGTIRLLVQGTARFKLGEFIQHEPYLKANILLIPETEEEGVEVEALARNARDQFSHIGELITSIPRELVASVQAIEDPLQTVYTIANFQRMDLAAAQSLLELDSVKEKLHKLVGILTREIEVLEIGQKIQNEARSEIEKMQRDYFLREQLKAIQRELGEGDEQAAELEELRQKIDAAKMPEEADKQARHELDRLSHLPTAAAEYGVIRTYLDWMVSLPWSIRTEDNLDISHAREVLDQDHYGLEDIKERILEYLAVRKLRHERKDDAVPEATDEIRRLREGVILCFIGPPGVGKTSLGRSIAHAMGRKFIRISLGGMRDEAEIRGHRRTYIGALPGRILQALRRIETGNPVFMLDEIDKLGMDFHGDPASALLEVLDPEQNSEFRDHYLEVAFDLSQVMFITTGNLLEPIPDPLRDRMEIITLSGYTENEKCAIAKHYLIPRQIKENGLRPEEVEFSEEALLTIIRSYTREAGVRNLEREIGSVCRKVVTIIAENVTKSVQVTPEKVEEYLGRPHFFGNEEIAIRTSIPGVATGLAYTPVGGDVLFIEATRMPGNKGFQITGSLGNVMQESAHAALSFVRSRTEPLKLDPDFFEKSDIHLHIPAGAQPKDGPSAGVTMATALVSLISGKPVRADVGMTGEITLRGQVLPVGGIKEKVLAAHRAGLKTVILPKRNESDLEDLPDEVRKSIKFIFVETVDEVLKAALEPDAHRKNQTKVKEKDGKRAKSGK, encoded by the coding sequence ATGCGGTGGCTGGAAGAACATGGCTGGCCGGAAGAGGACCTGGAATTGAAGGAAACGATATTGGATTCGGATAATCCCGGATTGACTTCGATTACGACCCAGGCATTAGCTGACGCCGAACCAGTCGGCGAAGGACAACAACTCCAGGGGAAAATCCCCGACATACTCCCCATCCTGCCCCTGCGTGGATTGGTGGTATACCCGGAAACAGCTGTCCCACTAACCATTGGGCAGCCGCGTTCTATCCGGCTGGTAGACGATGTTGTGTCCGGTGACGACCGCCTGATTGGGCTGGTTACCTCGCGTGATCCAGAGCTGGAGATACCCGAACCCAAAGACCTGTATGAAATTGGCACGGTGGCGATGATCCACCGCCTGTTCCGTGCTCCTGATGGCACCATCCGCTTGCTCGTCCAGGGGACAGCCCGGTTCAAGCTGGGAGAATTTATTCAGCACGAACCATACCTGAAGGCAAATATCCTGCTGATCCCTGAGACAGAAGAAGAAGGGGTGGAAGTTGAAGCCCTTGCCCGGAATGCCAGGGATCAGTTTTCCCACATTGGTGAGCTAATCACGTCCATCCCGCGTGAGCTGGTGGCATCGGTCCAAGCGATTGAAGACCCACTTCAGACGGTATATACCATTGCCAATTTCCAGCGTATGGACCTGGCAGCGGCCCAATCCTTGCTGGAGCTCGATTCGGTCAAAGAAAAATTACATAAATTAGTCGGAATCCTGACGCGCGAAATTGAAGTCCTGGAAATTGGCCAAAAGATTCAGAATGAAGCCCGCTCTGAGATTGAAAAAATGCAGCGGGATTATTTCCTACGCGAGCAGTTAAAAGCCATCCAACGCGAGCTGGGTGAAGGCGATGAACAGGCCGCTGAGTTGGAAGAGTTACGCCAGAAAATCGATGCAGCCAAGATGCCCGAAGAAGCGGATAAGCAAGCCCGACACGAACTCGACCGCCTTTCACATCTGCCGACAGCGGCAGCCGAATACGGGGTGATTCGCACATATCTGGACTGGATGGTCTCTCTGCCATGGTCGATCCGCACCGAGGACAACCTGGACATCTCGCACGCCCGGGAAGTGCTTGACCAGGACCACTATGGTCTGGAGGATATCAAGGAACGCATCCTTGAATATCTGGCGGTGAGAAAACTTCGCCACGAACGCAAGGATGATGCCGTCCCAGAAGCGACGGATGAGATCCGTCGCCTGCGGGAAGGGGTGATCCTGTGTTTCATTGGTCCACCCGGTGTGGGAAAGACCTCCCTTGGACGTTCGATCGCTCATGCCATGGGACGTAAATTTATACGCATTTCATTGGGTGGGATGCGCGATGAAGCCGAAATCCGCGGTCACCGCCGGACGTATATTGGTGCCCTGCCAGGGCGAATACTGCAAGCTTTACGTCGCATTGAAACCGGCAACCCAGTCTTCATGCTGGATGAGATTGATAAGCTTGGCATGGATTTCCATGGCGACCCCGCCTCCGCACTTCTGGAAGTGCTCGATCCTGAACAAAACTCTGAATTCCGCGACCACTACCTGGAAGTGGCGTTCGACCTATCGCAGGTGATGTTCATCACTACCGGCAACTTGCTGGAACCTATCCCAGACCCCCTCAGGGATCGCATGGAGATCATCACACTGTCGGGATACACAGAAAACGAAAAATGCGCCATTGCCAAGCATTACCTGATCCCTCGCCAGATCAAGGAAAACGGACTGCGACCGGAGGAAGTCGAATTCTCAGAGGAAGCGTTGCTCACCATCATCCGCTCCTATACCCGCGAGGCGGGGGTGCGAAACCTGGAGCGGGAGATCGGCTCGGTGTGTCGTAAAGTAGTCACCATCATCGCTGAGAATGTAACGAAATCGGTGCAGGTAACTCCAGAAAAGGTCGAAGAATACTTAGGCCGGCCGCATTTCTTCGGTAATGAAGAAATCGCCATCCGCACCTCCATCCCTGGAGTCGCAACCGGTCTGGCCTATACCCCGGTTGGTGGTGATGTCCTGTTTATTGAAGCAACCCGTATGCCAGGCAACAAGGGTTTTCAGATCACCGGTTCACTCGGAAATGTGATGCAGGAATCAGCCCATGCAGCCCTTTCGTTCGTCCGCTCACGGACGGAACCACTCAAACTTGATCCCGATTTCTTTGAGAAGTCGGATATTCACCTGCATATCCCCGCAGGCGCACAACCCAAGGATGGTCCTTCTGCCGGGGTCACCATGGCGACCGCGCTGGTTTCGTTGATTTCAGGTAAGCCAGTACGCGCCGACGTCGGCATGACAGGTGAAATCACCCTGCGAGGTCAGGTTTTGCCAGTGGGTGGCATAAAAGAGAAGGTTTTGGCAGCCCACCGGGCAGGCTTAAAAACCGTCATCCTCCCCAAGCGCAATGAAAGTGACCTGGAAGACTTGCCAGATGAAGTCCGAAAATCGATAAAGTTTATCTTCGTGGAGACGGTGGATGAGGTGTTAAAAGCAGCCCTGGAGCCCGATGCACACCGAAAAAACCAAACAAAGGTAAAGGAAAAAGATGGTAAGCGGGCAAAATCAGGAAAATAA
- a CDS encoding transcriptional regulator translates to MQWYSMDIHLHTPASSDYQQPDVRYLEILQRAEARSLDIIAFTDHNTISGYRKLQDELHQLELLERLNRTLPEEQTRLREYRRLFEKILILPGFEFTATFGFHIIGLFPLDTPVREIEHLLIDLNIPNNQLDLGSATVGATTDVLSAYRMINEAGGIVIAAHANSNNGVAMRGFPIGGQTKIAYTQDPYLHALEVTDLEQRGNRTTAAFFNGTKPEYPRRMHCIQGSDSHRLTTDPQRKKNPGIGDRVTEVLLPEASFEELRELFLSNDFSRTRPRHHKEQPAFDFILGAREEGANIIQDFHENMTVRGGKLYNIIADVCAFANTNGGTLYIGLNSEPKKTVVGIANPEQAINQLDKEISTRITPPLQCTIDVHETNGKKILRILIPRGDDPPYAVDDNKVYVRDEAETGLAVRDEIVSLVMRNNQARLVPETKPETDKLPAAVETQTSHMPQISDGDSPPRTGVEVVTVHERDGISYYTMRDLRNGNEVKNVTRVSARRLWHYAITEFDQLPTDLSKSKIQWQGKFGLLGIQRQGKNVRYNLVERTSKGNRLYFGVTEDGVHGPWKSLVGSDDE, encoded by the coding sequence ATGCAATGGTATTCAATGGATATCCATCTGCATACACCAGCATCGAGTGATTATCAACAACCCGATGTCAGGTACCTCGAAATCCTTCAGCGTGCTGAAGCACGAAGCCTGGATATCATTGCATTTACCGACCATAATACCATTTCAGGTTACCGCAAATTACAAGACGAACTCCACCAGCTTGAGTTGTTGGAGCGGCTGAACCGCACCCTGCCTGAAGAGCAGACCCGCCTCCGTGAATACCGGCGGCTATTTGAGAAGATACTGATCCTGCCAGGATTTGAATTTACGGCTACATTTGGATTTCATATCATCGGGCTCTTTCCCCTTGATACACCCGTGCGCGAGATCGAACATCTGCTGATCGATCTCAACATCCCCAATAACCAGCTTGATCTGGGCTCTGCCACCGTTGGAGCTACCACCGATGTGCTGAGCGCCTATCGAATGATCAATGAGGCGGGAGGTATCGTCATCGCCGCTCATGCCAATTCGAATAACGGGGTAGCTATGCGTGGCTTCCCGATCGGCGGACAGACTAAAATTGCCTATACCCAGGACCCGTATTTGCACGCCCTGGAAGTGACTGACCTTGAGCAGCGTGGCAACCGGACCACGGCGGCATTTTTTAACGGTACCAAACCAGAGTATCCACGCCGGATGCACTGCATCCAGGGCTCCGATTCGCACCGGCTGACGACCGACCCTCAGCGCAAGAAAAATCCCGGTATTGGCGATCGGGTAACTGAAGTATTACTCCCAGAGGCATCCTTTGAAGAGCTGCGCGAGCTATTTTTGAGTAATGACTTTTCTCGCACACGCCCGCGCCATCATAAGGAACAACCAGCTTTTGATTTCATCCTCGGCGCGCGCGAAGAAGGCGCTAATATCATCCAGGATTTTCACGAGAACATGACCGTGCGGGGAGGAAAGCTTTACAACATCATTGCTGACGTTTGCGCCTTTGCCAACACAAACGGTGGCACCTTATACATCGGCTTGAACAGCGAACCCAAAAAAACCGTGGTTGGGATTGCCAACCCTGAACAGGCGATTAACCAGCTGGATAAGGAGATCAGCACGCGCATTACGCCTCCTCTGCAATGCACTATCGATGTGCACGAAACGAATGGCAAAAAAATCCTGCGCATCCTCATCCCACGCGGGGATGACCCGCCATATGCAGTCGATGACAATAAAGTCTATGTGCGCGACGAAGCTGAAACTGGCTTAGCCGTGAGAGACGAGATAGTGAGCCTGGTGATGCGCAATAATCAGGCACGCCTCGTTCCTGAAACCAAGCCTGAAACAGATAAACTACCTGCTGCAGTAGAAACACAAACGAGCCACATGCCTCAGATAAGTGACGGGGACTCCCCACCCCGCACTGGCGTGGAAGTGGTCACCGTCCATGAACGGGATGGGATTTCTTATTACACCATGCGCGACTTACGCAACGGCAACGAAGTTAAAAATGTCACCCGGGTTTCTGCCCGTCGCCTGTGGCATTACGCCATTACGGAGTTCGATCAGCTGCCCACCGATCTTTCAAAGTCGAAGATTCAATGGCAGGGTAAGTTTGGCCTGCTTGGCATCCAGCGGCAGGGTAAGAATGTTCGCTACAATCTGGTGGAACGAACTTCCAAGGGGAATCGCCTGTACTTTGGTGTAACCGAGGATGGCGTACACGGACCATGGAAGAGCCTGGTCGGCAGCGACGATGAGTGA
- a CDS encoding GNAT family acetyltransferase — MAYTDHGRAWSAATMSDLLPDENLILREYQHPNDYEQVIALWKNAGPGIHLRRSDDADEIAKKILRDPDLFILAEIDHKIIGSVLGGFDGRRGMVYHLAVDDHHRRKGVGAVLMAELEKRLKAKGCLRSYLLVTRDNYEAISFYENLGWEPMDLLIYGKNLE; from the coding sequence ATGGCGTACACGGACCATGGAAGAGCCTGGTCGGCAGCGACGATGAGTGATCTGTTACCTGATGAAAATCTAATCCTGCGTGAATACCAGCACCCCAACGATTATGAGCAGGTGATTGCCTTATGGAAGAATGCTGGCCCTGGCATCCACCTGCGCCGGTCGGATGACGCCGACGAAATCGCCAAGAAAATACTTCGTGACCCAGATTTGTTCATCCTGGCAGAGATTGATCACAAGATTATCGGCTCAGTCTTAGGTGGATTCGATGGCCGGCGGGGGATGGTTTACCACCTCGCTGTTGATGATCATCATCGAAGAAAAGGTGTTGGCGCAGTCCTGATGGCCGAGCTTGAAAAGCGCCTGAAAGCAAAAGGCTGTCTGCGCAGCTACCTGCTGGTGACTCGAGATAATTATGAAGCGATCTCCTTTTATGAGAACCTGGGCTGGGAACCGATGGACCTGTTAATTTACGGTAAGAACTTGGAATAA
- a CDS encoding molybdenum cofactor biosynthesis protein, translated as MRIGIITISDRSARLERLDESGPALEKAVTALGWQVIRSTILPDEYDAIKQLLEVWADGGDVDVILTTGGTGFSPRDITPEATQAVIQRSTPGLTEAMRSASLRITPHGMLSRAVAGIRSQTLIVNLPGSPRGAVENLEVIIPVLPHAVQLLRQEPSAEQGHRAE; from the coding sequence ATGCGCATAGGAATCATCACCATCTCTGACCGGTCCGCACGCCTCGAGCGCCTTGATGAATCAGGTCCTGCCTTAGAAAAGGCGGTGACAGCCCTAGGGTGGCAGGTCATCAGGTCGACCATCTTACCAGATGAATACGATGCGATAAAACAACTGCTTGAAGTTTGGGCAGATGGCGGGGATGTGGATGTTATTCTGACCACTGGAGGGACCGGGTTCAGCCCGCGCGATATCACCCCTGAAGCCACCCAGGCGGTCATCCAACGCTCCACCCCAGGCCTGACAGAAGCCATGCGGAGCGCCAGCCTGCGCATCACCCCGCACGGCATGCTCTCAAGAGCGGTAGCCGGCATCCGGTCGCAGACCCTGATCGTGAACCTACCCGGTAGCCCACGCGGTGCTGTGGAAAACCTGGAGGTCATCATTCCCGTGCTCCCCCATGCCGTCCAGCTTTTACGACAAGAGCCATCCGCAGAGCAAGGGCATCGGGCAGAATGA
- the lepB gene encoding signal peptidase I codes for MDFWHAEMFPDAPAEEQKPGWRRVTLDTLETILLSLVLFLAINAISERIRVESISMQPTLFPGDYVIVNKLAYRFNHDPQRGDVIVFKYPPNPEAIPYIKRIIGLPGDQVHISDGKIYINGQLMLEPYLKVTTNRGGDWTVPEGQLFVMGDNRNNSSDSRSWGFVPLENIIGRAELIYLPPKHWSFLHQNIAVASPEP; via the coding sequence GTGGATTTTTGGCACGCCGAGATGTTTCCTGACGCGCCGGCGGAGGAACAAAAACCCGGCTGGCGCAGGGTGACTCTCGACACCCTCGAAACGATACTGTTATCCCTGGTACTTTTCCTGGCGATAAACGCCATTTCCGAGCGGATTCGCGTCGAATCCATCAGCATGCAACCGACGCTCTTTCCTGGGGATTATGTTATCGTAAACAAACTGGCGTATCGCTTTAATCATGATCCCCAGAGGGGAGACGTGATCGTATTTAAGTACCCCCCCAACCCTGAAGCTATCCCTTACATCAAGCGCATCATCGGACTGCCCGGAGACCAGGTTCACATATCTGATGGAAAAATATACATCAATGGGCAATTAATGCTTGAACCCTATCTTAAAGTTACCACAAATAGGGGTGGTGATTGGACCGTACCCGAAGGTCAGTTATTTGTCATGGGTGATAACCGTAATAACTCATCAGATTCACGATCCTGGGGTTTTGTACCCCTTGAGAATATCATTGGCCGGGCTGAACTCATCTATCTTCCTCCCAAACACTGGTCTTTCCTACATCAAAATATTGCCGTCGCCTCGCCTGAGCCCTAA